The proteins below come from a single Aegilops tauschii subsp. strangulata cultivar AL8/78 chromosome 6, Aet v6.0, whole genome shotgun sequence genomic window:
- the LOC109785690 gene encoding histone H4, with the protein MSGRGKGGKGLGKGGAKRHRKVLRDNIQGITKPAIRRLARRGGVKRISGLIYEETRGVLKIFLENVIRDAVTYTEHARRKTVTAMDVVYALKRQGRTLYGFGG; encoded by the coding sequence ATGTCCGGCCGCGGCAAGGGAGGGAAGGGCCTCGGCAAGGGCGGCGCCAAGCGCCACCGGAAGGTGCTGCGCGACAACATCCAgggcatcaccaagccggcgatCCGCCGTCTTGCCCGCAGGGGCGGCGTGAAGCGCATCTCGGGGCTCATCTACGAGGAGACACGCGGCGTGCTCAAGATCTTCCTGGAGAACGTCATCCGCGACGCCGTCACCTACACCGAGCACGCCCGCCGCAAGACCGTCACCGCCATGGACGTCGTCTACGCGCTCAAGCGTCAGGGGCGCACCCTCTACGGATTCGGCGGCTGA